In Octopus bimaculoides isolate UCB-OBI-ISO-001 chromosome 5, ASM119413v2, whole genome shotgun sequence, a genomic segment contains:
- the LOC106882546 gene encoding rho GDP-dissociation inhibitor 1 isoform X2: MAETEESCVPKEGEKEEEDDEPALNYQPPAEKTINEILKADEDDDSLVRYKQKLLGSAAGSTNIILYPDNPNKVILQKLILKVDSRPDVVISLIGDLSKLCKNAFVIKEGCKYRMQIDFYVQRDIVCGLNYYQTVYRKGIRVDNFNHMVGSYGPSKDLVSYLTPSEDAPSGLISRGTYTVRSKFVDDDGIEYLKWEWAFEITKEWK; encoded by the exons ATGGCTGAAACTGAAGAGTCTTGTGTACCAAAGGAgggagaaaaggaagaggaagatgatGAACCAGCTTTGAATTACCAACCTCCTGCAGAAAAGACAATTAATGAGATTCTAAAAgcagatgaggatgatgacagttTAGTAAGGTATAAGCAGAAATTGCTTGGTAGTGCTGCTGGTAGTACCAACATCATACTCT atccTGATAATCCAAACAAAGTAATTCTGCAAAAACTGATATTAAAAGTAGATTCAAGACCAGATGTAGTTATTTCACTCATAG GTGATCTGAGCAAACTCTGTAAAAATGCATTTGTTATAAAAGAAGGTTGCAAATATCGAATGCAGATTGATTTTTATGTTCAACGAGACATTGTCTGTGGTTTGAATTATTACCAAACTGTCTATCGTAAAGGTATCAGAG ttgaTAACTTCAACCACATGGTGGGGAGCTATGGTCCTTCTAAAGATCTCGTAAGTTATTTGACGCCTAGTGAAGATGCTCCATCTGGATTGATTAGCCGTGGTACTTACACTGTGCGCAGTaaatttgttgatgatgatggtattgagtATCTCAAATGGGAATGGGCTTTTGAGATCACGAAAGAATGGAAATAA
- the LOC106882546 gene encoding rho GDP-dissociation inhibitor 1 isoform X1 yields the protein MIACYQEKIFYCFWKPWMAETEESCVPKEGEKEEEDDEPALNYQPPAEKTINEILKADEDDDSLVRYKQKLLGSAAGSTNIILYPDNPNKVILQKLILKVDSRPDVVISLIGDLSKLCKNAFVIKEGCKYRMQIDFYVQRDIVCGLNYYQTVYRKGIRVDNFNHMVGSYGPSKDLVSYLTPSEDAPSGLISRGTYTVRSKFVDDDGIEYLKWEWAFEITKEWK from the exons GATGGCTGAAACTGAAGAGTCTTGTGTACCAAAGGAgggagaaaaggaagaggaagatgatGAACCAGCTTTGAATTACCAACCTCCTGCAGAAAAGACAATTAATGAGATTCTAAAAgcagatgaggatgatgacagttTAGTAAGGTATAAGCAGAAATTGCTTGGTAGTGCTGCTGGTAGTACCAACATCATACTCT atccTGATAATCCAAACAAAGTAATTCTGCAAAAACTGATATTAAAAGTAGATTCAAGACCAGATGTAGTTATTTCACTCATAG GTGATCTGAGCAAACTCTGTAAAAATGCATTTGTTATAAAAGAAGGTTGCAAATATCGAATGCAGATTGATTTTTATGTTCAACGAGACATTGTCTGTGGTTTGAATTATTACCAAACTGTCTATCGTAAAGGTATCAGAG ttgaTAACTTCAACCACATGGTGGGGAGCTATGGTCCTTCTAAAGATCTCGTAAGTTATTTGACGCCTAGTGAAGATGCTCCATCTGGATTGATTAGCCGTGGTACTTACACTGTGCGCAGTaaatttgttgatgatgatggtattgagtATCTCAAATGGGAATGGGCTTTTGAGATCACGAAAGAATGGAAATAA